The Buteo buteo chromosome 1, bButBut1.hap1.1, whole genome shotgun sequence sequence CCTTTGTGCACGCGCCGGccgaggagctgctggctgcctgcacccAGACGCCTGACGCAGTGGGGCTCCGCAGCACCCCGACACCCATGGGCCTCACAGCCTGCcgcctgcgggggggggacacccgtCCTCCTTGCGCCTACCGGGCTCGGCAGCTCCAGCACCACGTGCGCGTCGCCTGCCTTGACGGGCTGCCTGTGCACCTCGCTGGCACCCACGCACCCCCCCAGTGAGGGTTGACATGGCCGGGGGGGGAGGCTGTAGGTGGGGATGTGGGTTCTCCCTCCCACTGGGGGCTCCGGTAGGGCCTGCAATAAAGGAGGTACCACAGGCCTGGGCTCCGACATCAGCTTCTGGGGGGGACCCTGCGATCCTACCCCTCTCTGGGTGCCCCTAGCCCTGTCCAAGGTGGACCTGGCCCCCCATGTGCTTCATAAACCCCTGGGTTTTCCCAACCTCCTGTGTGTCCCATAGCATCCTAGAGTGACTCTGACCTCTCCTGTGCCCTGTAGAGTCCCCTTTCCTGGGCGCTCCACAACTCCCCTGGGTGCCCCATAACCCCCCCAGGGTCCCCCTGATCCCCTGGATGTGCACCCAACTCTCTCCCCTGGTATCCTGACCCTTTGGGTGTCACATTGCTTTCCTGGATGCCCCATAGCTCCTGCAGGGTCTCCCAACCTCCCATGTGCCTCATAACCCCCTGGGTACCCCCAACTTCCCCCATGCCTGTCCCGTAAACCCTCACATGCCCCACAGTCCTCTCTTCCACATGCCTCTGGCCCCATCTGGGGCCTTTCTGGGGCTGAGGCTGATCTTGGGCCCCCTTGGCACCCCCATGGAGCCGAGCGCTGGCTGGGGCCACACACAGCCCTGAACCACCACCCCACGCACactgaacacacacaaaaacacaacatacacacacatgcaaacataACACACACAAAGCATGCAGCGTGCACACAACCACACACCGCACTCGCAAcaaaaaacatacacacacactcctaCACACAACATGCATAcacagcacaaacacacacaataTGCAAGCATATACACACAACACATATACTACATGCACACGCATAcagaaacaagtattttcttgggtttggaTGGGATTTCATGTGCTTCAGCTTGTGTTCAtcacctcttgtcctgtcacgGCGCACCACTAAGAACAGCATGGCTCCCTTGTCTTCATTCCTCCCCATCAGTACTTATCAGTACACTGATAAGCTCCGCCTGCCtcacccttctcttctccaggctgaacagtcccagctctctcagcctttcctcttaTCAGAgttgctccagtcccttcatcatcctcagacctttgctggactctctccagtatgttcATGTCTCTCTTATAGTGGGGAGTCCATCACTCCATCCAGCATT is a genomic window containing:
- the LOC142036278 gene encoding ribonuclease CL2-like — protein: MAGWALCTALVLAVLAGAVGETRYEKFLRQHVDHPRTSVLAAHRYCETMLARRRVTALGRPCKPSNTFVHAPAEELLAACTQTPDAVGLRSTPTPMGLTACRLRGGDTRPPCAYRARQLQHHVRVACLDGLPVHLAGTHAPPQ